A window of Mucilaginibacter paludis DSM 18603 contains these coding sequences:
- a CDS encoding ABC transporter ATP-binding protein: MIKITNLEKFYRTEEVETIALNKLSIDIKEGEFVAIMGPSGCGKSTLLNILGLLDDPDGGSYLFNGIEVAHFNERKRADLRKHNIGFVFQSFNLIDELTVFENVELPLIYTNVPASERVGRVEKVLDKMQIMHRRNHYPQQLSGGQQQRVAVARAVVNNPKLILADEPTGNLDSSNGNEVMELLTDLNEQGTTIIMVTHSEHDARYSHRIIRLLDGQTVMENIMI; encoded by the coding sequence ATGATAAAAATTACAAATCTGGAAAAATTTTACCGCACGGAAGAAGTGGAAACCATTGCTTTAAACAAGCTATCGATCGATATTAAAGAGGGCGAGTTTGTGGCTATCATGGGGCCGTCGGGCTGTGGTAAATCAACCTTGTTAAACATTTTGGGATTGCTTGACGATCCGGATGGCGGCAGCTACCTGTTTAACGGTATCGAGGTGGCGCACTTTAACGAGCGCAAACGCGCCGACCTGCGCAAGCATAACATTGGCTTTGTTTTCCAGAGCTTTAACCTGATTGATGAGTTGACCGTTTTTGAAAACGTTGAGCTGCCGCTGATCTACACCAACGTTCCTGCATCTGAACGGGTGGGCCGGGTTGAAAAGGTGTTGGATAAGATGCAGATTATGCACCGTCGCAACCACTACCCGCAGCAACTATCGGGCGGACAGCAGCAGCGTGTGGCCGTAGCCCGTGCCGTAGTGAATAACCCGAAGCTGATACTGGCAGATGAGCCCACCGGTAACCTGGATTCGAGCAATGGCAACGAGGTAATGGAACTGTTAACCGACCTGAATGAACAGGGTACTACCATTATCATGGTGACCCACTCCGAGCACGATGCCCGTTACAGTCACCGCATTATCCGCTTGCTGGACGGGCAAACAGTGATGGAAAATATTATGATCTGA
- a CDS encoding efflux RND transporter periplasmic adaptor subunit has translation MDRVIEKKRWNNKRILTIGGITALVILIGGSYYLTSGKSKLNVETERITISAISKGPFQVTIPVNGIVLPITTIYLDAVEGGRVEKLFVEDGTTMKKGDPILQLSNTDLELSLATQETSVFNLLTQMQISRNAAQQNTISKLNQMADVDNAYNEAERVYKLDKHLYEQKAVGMQEFKQAQIAYDYQLKRKKLTAQILKQDSVSTRQELEQAKQSFERTQNALAVMRKKVGDLVVRAPVDGQLTSMDAEVGQNKNKGEHLGQLDVLSGYKVRVDVDEHYISQIYTGLTGTFSLADKNYTLKIKKVYTQVTGGKFQVDMQFAGPVPAGIRKGQTLQILLALSDESQQVLLPKGGFYQQTGGNWIFKLAEDGKTAYKVDIQLGRQNTDYYEVMQGLKPGDKVVTSSYESYGDMQELVLKK, from the coding sequence GTGGACAGAGTTATAGAGAAAAAAAGGTGGAACAATAAGCGTATACTAACCATCGGTGGTATTACAGCCCTTGTAATTTTAATTGGCGGCAGCTATTACTTAACCTCGGGCAAAAGCAAGCTGAATGTTGAAACAGAGCGCATCACCATCAGCGCCATTTCTAAAGGCCCGTTCCAGGTAACTATCCCGGTAAACGGTATTGTTTTGCCTATCACCACCATCTACCTGGATGCCGTTGAGGGTGGCCGGGTTGAGAAGCTTTTTGTGGAGGATGGCACCACCATGAAAAAGGGCGACCCGATACTGCAACTATCCAACACCGACCTGGAACTGAGCTTAGCCACGCAAGAAACCTCGGTGTTTAATTTATTAACCCAAATGCAAATTTCGCGCAATGCGGCCCAGCAAAATACCATATCCAAGCTGAACCAAATGGCCGATGTGGATAATGCTTATAACGAAGCCGAACGGGTATATAAGCTGGATAAGCACCTGTATGAGCAAAAAGCTGTCGGTATGCAGGAATTTAAACAGGCGCAAATTGCCTACGACTATCAGCTGAAACGCAAAAAACTGACGGCTCAGATTTTAAAACAGGATTCGGTTTCTACCCGCCAGGAGTTGGAGCAGGCCAAACAATCGTTTGAGCGTACGCAAAACGCACTGGCCGTAATGCGTAAAAAGGTTGGCGACCTGGTAGTACGCGCCCCGGTTGACGGACAGTTAACATCGATGGATGCCGAAGTTGGGCAGAATAAAAACAAAGGCGAACACTTAGGCCAGTTGGATGTATTATCGGGCTATAAAGTAAGGGTTGATGTGGATGAGCATTATATATCGCAAATATATACCGGTTTAACGGGCACGTTCAGCCTTGCCGATAAAAATTATACGCTAAAAATTAAAAAGGTTTACACACAGGTAACAGGCGGCAAATTCCAGGTAGATATGCAGTTTGCAGGGCCGGTACCAGCCGGAATACGTAAAGGGCAAACCTTACAGATATTACTGGCCCTGAGCGACGAAAGCCAGCAGGTACTATTGCCCAAGGGCGGCTTTTACCAGCAAACAGGTGGCAACTGGATATTTAAGCTGGCCGAAGATGGTAAAACCGCGTATAAGGTTGATATACAGCTTGGCCGCCAGAACACCGATTACTACGAAGTAATGCAGGGCCTTAAACCTGGCGACAAGGTAGTAACATCCAGCTACGAAAGTTATGGGGATATGCAGGAACTGGTATTGAAAAAATAG
- a CDS encoding ABC transporter permease gives MINKAMIRNYIKTAYRSLKKNKGFTALNVLGLALGLTAFLLIVLYVVDELSYDRYNTNADRIYRVNEDLKLGNNTVQYAVCMPPLAQTLKADFPDIENVVRLKKADSFRIKKNGQTILEDNVIYADPSIFDVFTLPIISGNAHTALKEPNSIVLTESSAKKYFNGINAVGQTLTFNDDKTYKVTAVIHDIPKQSHFKADFLISMSSFADAQTLQWLRSNYNTYVLFKKGADLQKLQAAFPAFLRKYSTSELEKALHLNYEQFEKSGSYFRLNLIKLTGIHLSPSLSGELDKNGNIQYVYIFSIIALFTLLIACVNFMNLSTARSSSRAREVGVRKVLGSSRQHLIAQFLTESVMVTLVAAVIACGAAIILLPAFNNLARKEIAVTTQTITWMLPALLGIVLFIGVLAGSYPAFFLSGFQPVQVLKGKFSTGFKGSWLRNLLVVFQFFVSIVLIIGTIIVYNQLNYIQNRDLGYNRNQVMVVKKPFVLGKQAGVFKQMVKQLPGVINATTSGFLPTSTNRNTSIFYKEATQDQKNAIFPQVWYVDNDYINTLGMKIVGGRDFSAQLTTDSMAVILNETAVKFLGYHDPVGKILYKSEVDAQNITHLLQYHVVGVVKDFNFTSLHEGIKPVTMILGRDDGNLAIRFNAASLPVLLPQIEAIWNKLSPGNFEYSFMNADFEYTYRAEQRTGLIFMIFAILAIVIACLGLFGLAAYAAEQRTKEIGIRKVLGAGVYTIVAMLSKNFVKLVLVSIVIATPVAWFMMQGWLLDFAYRISIQWWVFVAAGFIALFIAVITISFQSVRAAVANPVRSLRSE, from the coding sequence ATGATCAACAAAGCCATGATCAGGAATTACATCAAAACAGCTTACCGGAGCCTCAAAAAAAACAAGGGCTTTACAGCGCTCAACGTGCTTGGGCTTGCACTGGGTTTAACCGCTTTTTTGCTGATAGTTTTATATGTGGTTGATGAGTTGAGCTACGACCGTTACAATACTAATGCTGATAGGATATACCGTGTAAATGAAGACCTTAAACTGGGTAATAATACCGTACAATATGCTGTATGCATGCCACCATTGGCCCAAACCTTAAAAGCGGATTTTCCGGATATTGAGAATGTAGTCCGGTTAAAAAAAGCTGATAGTTTCCGCATCAAAAAAAACGGACAAACCATTTTGGAAGATAATGTGATTTATGCTGACCCATCTATTTTTGACGTTTTTACTTTGCCTATAATAAGCGGCAATGCCCACACCGCCTTAAAGGAGCCCAACAGTATTGTATTGACCGAAAGCAGCGCTAAAAAGTATTTTAACGGCATAAACGCCGTAGGCCAAACGCTCACGTTTAACGACGACAAAACATATAAAGTAACAGCGGTTATCCATGATATTCCTAAGCAATCGCACTTTAAAGCTGATTTTTTGATTTCGATGTCGAGCTTTGCGGATGCGCAGACTTTGCAATGGCTCAGGAGTAATTACAATACGTACGTGCTATTTAAAAAAGGTGCCGACCTGCAGAAACTGCAAGCTGCTTTCCCGGCATTTTTGCGCAAGTACAGTACATCCGAATTAGAAAAAGCGCTGCACTTAAATTACGAGCAGTTTGAAAAAAGCGGAAGCTACTTCAGGCTTAACCTCATTAAATTAACCGGTATCCATTTAAGCCCATCCCTGTCAGGAGAGCTGGATAAAAATGGCAACATCCAATACGTTTACATTTTTTCTATCATTGCCTTGTTTACATTGCTCATTGCCTGTGTAAATTTCATGAATCTATCTACCGCGCGTTCATCAAGCCGTGCGCGCGAGGTTGGCGTACGTAAAGTATTAGGTTCATCGCGCCAACATCTGATCGCGCAATTTTTAACCGAGTCTGTTATGGTAACCCTGGTGGCGGCAGTTATTGCCTGCGGTGCGGCCATTATACTTCTGCCAGCATTTAATAACCTGGCCCGGAAAGAGATCGCAGTTACCACCCAAACCATTACCTGGATGCTGCCTGCCTTGCTGGGCATAGTTTTGTTTATAGGTGTACTGGCTGGTTCGTACCCGGCATTTTTCCTTTCGGGATTTCAGCCCGTACAGGTGTTGAAGGGTAAATTCTCTACAGGTTTTAAAGGTAGCTGGCTGCGCAATCTGCTGGTTGTTTTTCAGTTTTTTGTATCCATTGTACTCATCATCGGCACCATCATCGTTTACAACCAGCTCAACTATATCCAAAATCGCGATCTGGGTTATAACCGTAACCAGGTTATGGTGGTTAAAAAACCTTTTGTACTGGGTAAACAAGCCGGTGTGTTTAAACAGATGGTTAAACAATTACCCGGTGTTATTAATGCCACCACCAGCGGATTTTTGCCTACATCAACCAACAGAAACACCTCCATTTTTTATAAAGAAGCTACTCAGGATCAAAAGAACGCCATCTTCCCGCAGGTATGGTACGTAGATAACGATTACATTAACACGCTTGGGATGAAGATAGTTGGCGGCCGTGATTTTTCGGCGCAGTTAACTACCGATTCGATGGCGGTTATTCTAAACGAAACCGCTGTGAAGTTTTTAGGCTATCACGATCCTGTGGGCAAGATATTATATAAGTCGGAAGTTGACGCGCAAAACATTACCCATCTTTTACAGTACCACGTGGTTGGCGTGGTCAAGGATTTCAACTTTACCTCGCTGCATGAAGGTATTAAACCCGTTACCATGATATTGGGCCGCGACGATGGCAATTTAGCCATCCGTTTTAACGCGGCAAGTTTACCTGTGCTTTTACCGCAGATCGAAGCAATTTGGAACAAGCTTTCGCCGGGCAATTTCGAATACTCATTCATGAATGCCGACTTCGAGTACACCTATCGTGCAGAGCAGCGTACCGGGCTCATCTTTATGATATTCGCCATACTGGCTATCGTAATTGCCTGCCTGGGTTTGTTCGGGCTGGCAGCTTATGCCGCCGAGCAACGCACCAAAGAGATAGGCATCCGTAAAGTATTGGGTGCGGGTGTCTACACCATTGTAGCTATGCTGTCCAAAAATTTTGTTAAGCTGGTGTTGGTTTCCATTGTGATAGCCACACCCGTTGCCTGGTTTATGATGCAAGGCTGGCTGCTCGATTTTGCTTATCGCATCAGCATACAATGGTGGGTATTTGTGGCGGCAGGCTTTATAGCTTTATTTATCGCTGTGATCACCATTAGCTTTCAATCGGTGCGGGCGGCAGTTGCTAACCCGGTGAGGAGTTTAAGAAGCGAGTAG
- a CDS encoding sigma-54-dependent transcriptional regulator → MLLKKANILIVDDDTDVLTAVKLLLKTEAQEVVTEKNPENLNWLLKKSRPDLILLDMNFTSAINTGNEGLYWLRKIKEWIPDACVIMITAYGDIDLAVRSLKEGAADFIVKPWHNDKLIDTIKDLLDKIGANKTTKPTAAKQTASGTSILGDSPVMQDIFLKVNKVAPTDANILILGENGTGKDLMAKAIHERSMRANKPFIKVDVGALTDSLFESELFGHKKGAFTDAREERAGRFEDANGGTLFLDEIGNISLHQQAKLLTVLQNRQVTRLGNNKATDIDIRLICATNLPLTELANENRFRKDLIYRINTVEVTMPPLRKRAGDVMILARHFAKVYAAKYLKPAVSFDESAVQKLLQYNYPGNIRELQYAIERAVIMADEATMRASDLIFSSIESVAEVAEPMDDMPLSMVEKQTILRVIEKHSGNITRAAKELGLTRTALYRRLSKYDI, encoded by the coding sequence ATGTTATTAAAAAAAGCGAATATTTTAATTGTTGATGATGATACCGATGTGCTTACCGCGGTTAAGTTATTGTTGAAAACCGAGGCACAGGAAGTGGTAACCGAGAAAAACCCTGAAAACCTAAACTGGCTACTCAAAAAAAGCCGCCCGGACCTGATCCTGCTGGATATGAACTTTACCAGCGCCATTAATACCGGCAACGAGGGTTTGTACTGGTTACGAAAGATTAAAGAGTGGATACCCGATGCCTGTGTGATTATGATTACCGCTTATGGCGATATAGACCTGGCCGTACGCTCGTTAAAAGAGGGGGCTGCAGATTTTATTGTTAAGCCCTGGCACAACGATAAACTGATAGATACCATTAAAGATCTGCTGGATAAAATTGGCGCCAATAAAACAACCAAGCCCACAGCGGCCAAACAAACTGCGTCGGGCACATCTATATTGGGAGACTCGCCGGTAATGCAGGATATTTTTCTGAAAGTAAATAAGGTAGCGCCAACGGATGCCAATATCCTGATACTGGGCGAGAACGGAACCGGTAAGGATTTGATGGCCAAGGCTATACACGAGCGCTCTATGCGGGCCAATAAGCCTTTTATTAAGGTTGATGTGGGCGCCTTAACAGATTCATTGTTTGAGAGCGAACTATTTGGCCACAAAAAAGGCGCTTTTACCGATGCGCGCGAAGAGCGTGCGGGCCGATTTGAAGATGCCAACGGCGGCACTTTATTTTTGGACGAAATTGGGAATATATCGCTCCACCAGCAGGCCAAATTGCTAACCGTTTTACAAAACAGGCAGGTTACCCGCTTAGGGAATAATAAGGCTACCGATATTGATATCAGGCTGATATGCGCTACCAATTTGCCTTTGACTGAGCTGGCTAACGAGAACCGTTTCCGGAAGGATCTGATCTACCGGATCAATACCGTTGAAGTAACCATGCCGCCCTTGCGCAAGCGTGCCGGCGATGTGATGATACTGGCCCGGCATTTTGCCAAAGTATATGCTGCCAAGTACCTAAAGCCTGCCGTTAGCTTTGACGAAAGCGCTGTACAAAAGCTGCTCCAATACAATTACCCGGGCAATATTCGCGAACTGCAATATGCTATAGAACGCGCCGTAATTATGGCCGACGAGGCAACGATGCGAGCTTCTGACCTGATATTTTCCTCGATAGAGTCGGTTGCCGAGGTGGCGGAGCCCATGGATGATATGCCCTTGAGTATGGTTGAAAAACAAACCATTTTAAGGGTGATTGAAAAACACAGTGGCAATATAACCCGCGCCGCCAAAGAACTTGGTTTAACCCGTACGGCATTGTACCGCAGATTAAGTAAATATGATATTTAA